The Nitrospiria bacterium genome has a window encoding:
- a CDS encoding response regulator transcription factor, whose amino-acid sequence MDPTSKEAVLIVEDDRKTASVLGLYLQKEGFDTLEADNGIDALSLFKKRRPVFVLLDLMIPKLDGIEVCKKIRQESDVPIMMVTAKVEEVDKLVGLSIGADDYVVKPFSPREVVARVKVILRRFRRREKGPLKPYSFQGLVVNPEKHKATLHGTPLQLTHFEFKLLVTLMAAPGRVFSRETLLDEVYPRGEVHVLDRTIDAHIKNLRQKIEKSPARPRYIKTVRGIGYQFAEK is encoded by the coding sequence ATGGACCCTACTTCGAAAGAGGCTGTTTTGATCGTGGAGGACGACCGGAAAACGGCCTCGGTTCTCGGCCTCTATCTTCAAAAGGAGGGGTTCGACACCCTTGAAGCCGACAACGGGATCGACGCGCTTTCTCTCTTCAAGAAGAGACGCCCCGTTTTTGTTTTACTCGATCTGATGATTCCTAAGCTGGATGGTATTGAAGTCTGCAAGAAGATCCGGCAGGAATCGGATGTCCCGATCATGATGGTGACGGCCAAGGTGGAAGAGGTGGATAAGCTGGTCGGACTTTCGATCGGCGCGGATGATTACGTGGTAAAACCTTTCAGTCCGAGAGAGGTCGTGGCCCGCGTCAAGGTCATTCTGCGCCGTTTCCGGCGCAGGGAAAAGGGCCCCCTCAAGCCCTATTCCTTTCAGGGTCTTGTTGTGAACCCGGAGAAGCACAAAGCCACTCTCCACGGAACCCCCTTGCAGCTGACCCATTTCGAATTCAAACTTCTCGTGACGCTGATGGCGGCTCCCGGCCGGGTCTTCTCGCGAGAGACCCTGCTGGATGAAGTGTACCCGAGGGGCGAGGTCCACGTCCTCGATCGGACGATCGATGCGCATATCAAGAATCTCCGGCAAAAGATCGAGAAAAGCCCGGCGCGGCCCCGATACATTAAAACCGTCCGGGGGATCGGCTACCAGTTCGCGGAGAAATAA